ATGATGTTAATTGCCATGGAATGAATGGTGGTTGTGCTAGAAGTTAGATGTATGTTATGATTATTTGGCCGCTACGCCGTTAGGTAAAATCCCGGTACCTGTCGGACGGGTATCACCGGTACAGGTACAGCACCGGGCCATGTACAATTACAGGTACCCAGAACATGAAACTGGCCATTAGCAGGTACCGGGGTCTGGGAAAACCCGTACGCACCCATGGAACTGACGAGGAATTTATTCTAAAAACCCTATAAAAACGAAATTCAACAAAGTGATAATTGTGCTTAGAGCTGGCAATccgagccaaaacccgcgggttggcccgtcccgtccTGTGAAAACCCGTACCCGTCCCGGatggtaactaaacaagacgggcgcgggttgtacAATTAGTGtcttgtgaagaaacgggttaacccggcccgtacCGTGAAACCCGCGGTCTGGACCGTAACCCGTAGTTTTATACCCTGTTGAAACTCAAACACGTAGATTGTTACGTGTCATCCAAATCTCCATCGTATAAAACGGGAAAACCCTAAGCTTTCCTATCTTCGACTTCggttcttcctctttttttcttcttccctgactCAGAGAGAGTCTCCTGAGTCTTGAGGCTGCATCTCATATCTTTCCATCATCGACAAATATCTCAAAGTAAGTTCCAACTTCGCTATCTTATTTCATCAAATCTTATGCATTCTCGGTCATCATTGATTTGTATCAATAGATTGATAACAAAATTTAGATCTTTACGTTATTCTTTCAGTCTTAGTATTTGTATGACAGCTTATAACCCAATTGATAACTCTTAGTATTCTTTCAGTCTCCTGATGCAGACGCACAGAACAACTGAACAACAAATTGAAGAACTATTAGATCTAGATCAAAGGCAGTTAATTTGATCTAAAGATTCAAGGCTAGCAGGtaattatattttaatttttgttttcttctttattttcttcttctaggaATCTAGGGTTTTACATAGGAATCCCAACAAATCTTTAATATTCTTAGTATTGTTGTGTTGTGAACTTGTGATTGTGATTCTGTGAAGATAGGTaatctttaattttcttaatttcatgATGTTTCAGTTCTTACCAGTTACCACAAAAAAGGGTTTTTTcttaatctttaattttttattactcATTAGTTTTGCTTGGTTTAAAGGCTTTAGTTGATTTGGTGATTTGATTTCTGTGAGCCAATCAATGGGTATGCACAATTTCGTCTAATTTGTGGATAGTTAAGTTTTTAGTTGAAATCCTTAAGAATATTAACAATTGGGATCAATTAGTTTTGGTTTATTATTCACAAATTTCGTCTAATCTGTGGTTTGGTAACTTTGGTTTATTGGTTAAGTTTTTAGTTGATCAATTAGTTTTTAGTATTTTTACCATCTTATGTTACATTTAATCATGTATTGGGAATTGGGATCATTATCAAAACTAAAGTGTTATTTGGAATTGCAGACCAGATGTTGAAATGGAATTGCAGACCAGATGTTGTTTCATATAATGCAATTCTTGATTTAAGTCAGGGTCTTAGACTCTTAGTCTTACAATGTTACTGCAATACTGCTTATTGGTgtctccatcttttttttttatcacatgAATTCTTGTTGAAACATGGAATGACAGTTTTAACTGAATTAAATTTCTTACTGTTGTGGCATGTGGGTTTTGAGATTTTTTATGTTCTTTACAGAGATTTAGGggatttgtttgatttgtttgttttgttagatGCTATTGTTTTGGGTGACTTGAAAATGCATGTACTATAATAGTTTTGTTGGATGTCATTGTCTATGtattttttcaatttctgtttatgtaattttcatgtttcTGAATGACTCTTTGACTTGTTCTTTATGGCCGCTCCATCCATTtcaggatgtcaagtgtacaagaacaagagTTACCAGAACCAGACCATTACAAGGATGTTATGagtgctgatgatgaagatgatgatgttgagatgctAGATTCTGTGAATGAGGATCCAACTGTTGGTTGTGCACCTGCACAAGTTGCACGTGGAAAGAAAAATAGACTTAGATCCGAAGTTTGGGAATTTTTTAAACTCGTTAAGTATAAGGATGGTACAACGAAGGGGGTGTGCAAGGCTTGTAATGTAGGATATAAATATGAAAGCCAAAGAGGTGGAACCTCAGCCATGAAAAGGCATAAGTGCATTAAACGTCAGTCTATGGACGTAGGGCAGATGATATTAGCTTCACAAAATAGCCAGCTGTCTACCCGTGTACGCAAGGTTGATCAAATGAAATTACGGGATTTGTTCTCAGCTTTACTCATTGCAAGAAATGTTccatttgctttggtggagtggaaagagtttagggatatatgtgcttatttaaatgatgactttaaaccaatatcaaggaatactgggaaagccgatgtggtaaagaaacataaagcacaaaaagaagttattcgcaacagattgaaacttgctccaggtatgattcaaaatttcaaatcctaatGACCCATATGATTTAtttatacttttatgtatgaGTAATTGATTAATATGATGTGCTAATGTGTATGACTTACCCTTACAGGTAGGAtatgtctaacatcagacatgtggactTCTGTAACAACTACTGGATATATAAGCTTAACTGCGCACTATCTTGATAAAGATTGGGTATTGCAAAAGAAGCTTCTGAATTTCTATCcccttccaccacctcatacaggtaaagcactaaattttatttctttattatctTAAATATAATTTCATGTTAACTTATTCCCCTTTCTACTACCTCAAACAGGTGAACACCTTTTTCTAAGTTATttgcaatgatagaagattggggaattgaagaaaaggtatccaacatcaccttggataatgctgcaaataacggagcttatgctggaattatgaagagtaggcttgttgcaaagaagatcttgttgaacgatggaaaatactttcatgtgcgttgttgtgctcatATCTTAGCTCTTATTGTAAAAGAAGGACTTACGAAGATTGATCCAGCCGTGCTTAAGATTCGAGCGTCAGTGAAGTCCCTTAAAAAGtcccaagtaagaaaacaaaagttcttggaCATTGTTGAAACTTTAGGAATGTCTGGTCTGAAAAAGGGTATTCGGCAAGACGTAAAGACAAGGTGGGATCCCACTTCTATTTTGTTATAAATTACAAAGTTGGAGAATTGTATAATTTGTATTAATGTTTTTTTAGATACTCACTGAATGTTTGTTTTATGCAGgtggaattcaacttatcttatGTTAGACAGTTGTATCTTGTATAAGCCAGTTTTCTCTCATTTGAAGTTGGTGGATTCAGACTATGAAGACTGTCCAGCTAATGAAGAATGGGAACAAATTGAAGTAGTCACAAAGTTTCTCAAGGTGTTTCATGAACTCACAAAGGTTttttctggtagtaagtatcctacttCCAATCTGTATTTTGAAAGAATTTGTCAAGTTCAGGTGTTACTAAAGAAAGAGAGCAGAAGTAATATTGAATTCATTAGGAACATGGTAAAAGAGATGCAAGCAAAATTTGATAGTTACTGGAAGGAGTTGAGTCCTATATTGGCTATGGCAGTTGTCTTAGATCCTAGATCGAAAATGAATTTTGTGAAATTTACTTACTCCAAGTTGTATCCTGATGAGAGAGAATTAGAATGTCAAGTTAATAAAGTGCATAGTAATATAAAAGCACTTTTT
Above is a genomic segment from Papaver somniferum cultivar HN1 chromosome 10, ASM357369v1, whole genome shotgun sequence containing:
- the LOC113315589 gene encoding zinc finger BED domain-containing protein DAYSLEEPER-like: MSSVQEQELPEPDHYKDVMSADDEDDDVEMLDSVNEDPTVGCAPAQVARGKKNRLRSEVWEFFKLVKYKDGTTKGVCKACNVGYKYESQRGGTSAMKRHKCIKRQSMDVGQMILASQNSQLSTRVRKVDQMKLRDLFSALLIARNVPFALVEWKEFRDICAYLNDDFKPISRNTGKADVVKKHKAQKEVIRNRLKLAPGRICLTSDMWTSVTTTGYISLTAHYLDKDWVLQKKLLNFYPLPPPHTGEHLFLSYLQ